A stretch of the Rosa rugosa chromosome 5, drRosRugo1.1, whole genome shotgun sequence genome encodes the following:
- the LOC133707769 gene encoding superoxide dismutase [Fe] 2, chloroplastic-like — translation MSKETLEYHWGKHHRGYVDNLNKQIKGNELDELSLEDIILATHNNGDLLPPFNNAAQIWNHDFFWESMKPGGGGRPSGELLELINRDFGSFERFIDDIRLAAATQFGSGWAWLAYKANRLDVENAVNPNPLYEDKRLVVVKSPNAVNPLTWDYSPLLTIDVWEHAYYLDFQNRRADYVSIFLKKLVSWEAVSFRLEIAKARAVEREEEEEKRKREEEEKSSDGEVAEIYVDNKSDDSEAE, via the exons ATGAGCAAGGAGACTCTGGAGTATCACTGGGGGAAGCACCATAGGGGTTATGTGGATAACCTAAACAAGCAAATCAAAGGAAATGAGCTAGATGAATTGTCGTTGGAAGATATTATACTTGCTACACACAACAACGGAGATTTGCTTCCACCTTTCAACAATGCAGCACAG ATCTGGAACCATGACTTCTTCTGGGAGTCCATGAAACCAGGTGGTGGCGGAAGGCCATCCGGGGAACTTCTAGAACTAATTAATAGAGACTTTGGTTCTTTTGAGAGATTCATTGATGATATAAGGTTGGCTGCAGCTACACAGTTTGGTTCTGGTTGGGCTTGGCTTGCGT aTAAAGCAAATAGACTCGATGTTGAAAATGCAGTAAATCCTAATCCGTTGTACGAAGACAAAAGGCTTGTAGTGGTGAAGAGTCCTAATGCAGTAAACCCCCTTACGTGGGATTATTCT CCGCTCCTTACCATCGATGTTTGGGAG CATGCTTACTACCTCGATTTTCAG AACCGGCGAGCTGATTACGTATCAATCTTTTTGAAGAAACTTGTTTCATGGGAAGCAGTCAGTTTTAGACTTGAAATTGCAAAAGCTCGAGCAGTtgaaagagaggaagaagaagaaaagaggaaaagagaAGAGGAGGAGAAATCATCAGATGGCGAAGTTGCAGAGATTTATGTGGACAACAAGAGTGATGACTCGGAGGCCGAATGA